The Streptomyces noursei ATCC 11455 sequence CTCCTGCTCCCCCCGCTCGGCACCCCGCCCCCGCCTCCGTACGCCACCCCGCGCGGCCACCGTCAGCCGCCCGCCGACGCCCTCCTCCGCTTCGTCCGCGCCTCCCCGAGCGGACAGCGCAACACCCGCCTCTTCTGGGCCGCTTGCCGCGCGTACGAGGCCGGGCTCGGGCCGGAGCTCGCCGAACGCCTGGTCGCCGCGGCCCGCCACACCGGCCTCTCGGAGTCCGAGGCCCGCGCCACCCTCGCCTCGGCATCCCGCCACTGACCCCGGGCCGACCCACTGCCCGGACCCCGAGGAGGGGCCTCTAGACCACCGGCTTGCGCGCCTCGATCAGGAACCGCGTCGTGTGCGCCACAAAGGCGCCCTCCCGCCGGATCCGCCGGTCCAACTCCCTCAGCCGCTCCCGGTATTGCTCGACGGTGAAGCCCGGCACCATCCACACCACCTTCCGCAGGAAGTAGACGACGGCCCCGATGTCGAAGAACTCCGTCCGCAGCGTCTCGTGCCGCAGATCGACGACCTCCAGCCCCGCCGCCTCCGCGTCCCGCCGCGCGTCCTCGGGGTGCCGGGCCCGCCGGACCTCCTCCGGCTGCGGCCCCAGGAAGTACTCCACCAGCTCGAACACGCTGGACGGCCCGACCTGTTGGGAGAGATAGACACCCCCCGGCCGCAGCACCCGGGCGATCTCCGCCCACCACACCGTCACCGGATGCCGACTGGTCACCAGGTCGAACGCGGCGTCCCCGAACGGCAACGGCGGCTCGTCCTCGTCCGCCACCACCACCGCGCCCAACGGATGCAGCAGCGCGGTCGCCCTGGCGACGTTCGGCGGCCAGGACTCCGTCGCCACCATGAGCGGCGGAAGCGCCCCCGCCCCGGCGAGCACCTCGCCACCGCCGGTCTGGATGTCCAGCGCCGCCGACGCCCGCGCCAGCCGCTCCCCCATCAACCGCTGATAGCCCCACGAAGGCCGCTGCTCGGTGGCCCGCCCGTCCAGCCAGGAGAAGTCCCAGCCCGCCACCGACACCGCCTCGGCCTCCGCCACCAGCTCCTCAAAAGAACGCTCCATGCCCCCACCCTCACCGCCCCCGACCCTCCTCGCCAGCCTTTTCTCCCCCACCGCCGCCACCACAGCCCCCGCCCACCAACCGGGTGAAGCCCCCGACACCACCCGCGCCACCCCGCCAGAATCGAACGAGTGAGCGGTATCCTTTCGCTGTGGCTGACAAGCAGAAGACCTACGACTTCCCCCAGGACCTGCGGGAAGCACAGCTGGAGCTGCACCAGGTCCAGTCCGCCCTCGCGGACCTCTACAAGCGCCTTCCGTGGTCGGTCGCCCCCCTCCCCGGCTGGACGCACACCAAGGAGAACGGTCACTTCCACGAGACCGAACGCGCCGAGTCCCCGGGCTGGACCGACGAGGAAAAGGCCCAGGTGGCCGACTTGCGCGCCCGCACCCTCGACCTCGCCGAACGCGTCGTCACCCACGACTTCTGGTCCGCCTGCGACGACGCCCCCGCCGCCCGCTCCGCCCTCAAACACCTCCACGAGCAGGAAGAGGCCGCGGAGGAACACCAGGCCCTCGGCGAATAGCCCCACCGACCACCCCACACGGAAGGGGCGCCCGGCCTCTGGCCGGACGCCCCTTCCCGTTCACGGCAAGGCACCGCGGGACGGCCGCTGGCCCTCCTCTCAGCCCTCCTTGGCGAGGGCCGGGACGAAGCGGGCCGCGTCGATCGTGCCGACGCCGGTCGCCATGTCGTAGCCCTTCACCGCGGTGTAGCCGGCGACTCCCGCGTGGCTGTTGTTCGTGCCGTCCTTCACATCCACGATCCCGGTGGACGGGTTCCGCGAGGACTTCGCGGACAGCGAGTACAGCGCCTGGTGGATGTCGCCCAGCCGGTGGCCGGCGACCTGGTCGGCCAGGGCCACGATGCCCGCGAAGAGCGGACTGGCCTCGCTGGTGCCGGTGTAGACGTCCCAGCCGACCCGCTTCGGGTTGTAGCTGGAGTACACCCACGCGCCGCCGTTCAGCGCGGCGGACATCGAGACGTCGGGGGTGCCGCGGTGGGCGCCGACCATCTGCCCGACCCCGTTCTGGTACGAGGGGCGGGCGAAGACATGGGACGGGCCGCCGCCGCTCGCGCCCTCGTCGTTGTAGACACTGTCCGGCGCGATGCGGTCACCCTTGGCGTCCAGGTGCAGCTGGGTGCCGCCGACCGAGACGGCCAGCGGGTCGGAGGACGGCCAGGCGTTGACCTTGTACGGGTAGTCGGCGTTGCCGTCCGCG is a genomic window containing:
- a CDS encoding class I SAM-dependent methyltransferase, which produces MERSFEELVAEAEAVSVAGWDFSWLDGRATEQRPSWGYQRLMGERLARASAALDIQTGGGEVLAGAGALPPLMVATESWPPNVARATALLHPLGAVVVADEDEPPLPFGDAAFDLVTSRHPVTVWWAEIARVLRPGGVYLSQQVGPSSVFELVEYFLGPQPEEVRRARHPEDARRDAEAAGLEVVDLRHETLRTEFFDIGAVVYFLRKVVWMVPGFTVEQYRERLRELDRRIRREGAFVAHTTRFLIEARKPVV